In a single window of the Deinococcus aetherius genome:
- the bshA gene encoding N-acetyl-alpha-D-glucosaminyl L-malate synthase BshA, translated as MGRTPEKIAVLCHAGAGGSGVVATELGLLVAQAGHEVHFVGTAVPFRLAGQRGANRPFYHQVSAFAYALFDQPFPELAAANTLTEIILEHGVELTHAHYAIPHATAALHAQAITRRSRVVTTLHGTDVTLVGAEPAFRHTTRHAIERSDHVTAVSHFLAGQTREVFGVDREIEVIHNFVDAERFVRVEDPGVRARFAHPEEALIVHVSNFRPVKRVEDVVQVFARVASEVPARLLMIGDGPERPRAFELAGQLGVTSRTHFLGSFPDVQSVLGISDLFLLPSSNESFGLAALEAMSCEVPVVAARAGGVPEVVEDGVTGFLAALGDVDAMADAALRILRDQDLSRAMGAAGRHAALTRFHPGRIVPLYLDAYARTVTGVPG; from the coding sequence ATGGGGCGGACGCCGGAAAAGATTGCCGTGCTGTGTCACGCGGGGGCCGGGGGCTCGGGGGTGGTGGCGACCGAGCTGGGGCTGCTCGTGGCGCAGGCGGGGCACGAGGTCCACTTCGTGGGGACCGCCGTGCCCTTCCGGCTGGCAGGGCAGCGCGGGGCGAATAGACCCTTCTATCATCAGGTCAGCGCCTTCGCGTACGCGCTGTTCGACCAGCCCTTCCCGGAGCTGGCGGCGGCGAACACGCTGACCGAGATCATCCTGGAGCACGGGGTGGAGCTGACCCACGCGCACTACGCGATCCCGCACGCGACCGCCGCCCTGCACGCGCAGGCGATCACCCGCCGAAGCCGGGTGGTGACCACCCTGCACGGCACCGACGTGACCCTGGTGGGGGCCGAGCCCGCCTTCCGGCACACGACCCGCCACGCCATCGAGCGCAGCGACCACGTGACGGCGGTGTCGCACTTCCTGGCGGGGCAGACGCGCGAGGTGTTCGGCGTGGACCGCGAGATCGAGGTGATTCACAACTTCGTGGACGCGGAGCGGTTCGTGCGGGTCGAGGACCCCGGGGTGCGCGCCCGCTTCGCGCACCCGGAGGAGGCGCTGATCGTCCACGTTAGCAACTTCCGCCCGGTCAAGCGGGTGGAGGACGTGGTGCAGGTCTTTGCGCGGGTGGCGAGCGAGGTCCCGGCCCGGCTGCTGATGATCGGCGACGGCCCCGAGCGGCCCCGCGCCTTCGAGCTGGCGGGGCAGCTCGGGGTGACCTCGCGCACGCACTTCCTGGGCTCCTTCCCCGACGTGCAGTCGGTCCTGGGGATCAGCGACCTCTTTCTGCTGCCGAGCAGCAACGAGAGCTTCGGCCTCGCCGCCCTGGAGGCGATGAGCTGCGAGGTCCCGGTCGTCGCCGCGCGGGCGGGGGGCGTTCCCGAGGTCGTGGAGGACGGGGTGACGGGCTTTCTCGCCGCGCTGGGCGACGTGGACGCGATGGCGGACGCCGCGCTGCGCATCCTGCGGGACCAGGACCTCTCCCGGGCGATGGGCGCGGCGGGGCGTCACGCGGCCCTCACCCGCTTTCACCCGGGGCGGATCGTGCCGCTTTACCTCGACGCCTACGCGCGCACGGTGACCGGTGTGCCGGGCTGA
- a CDS encoding glycoside hydrolase family 140 protein, which produces MPHFPRALSLAPALLTMSLVLSACSGGTPAAPVTEASPAPVAETPPAPPAITPPTPAPGPARLTVSADGHRLEYTDGRPFLYWGDTAWELFHRPNREDARTYLQTRARQGFTVVQAAALAEESGLTVPNAQGDLPLVGKDPTRPAVTPGNDPGDPEQYDYWDHVDYIVDQAASLGLTVALLPSWGIWVNNEPRLGDEPIFTPDSARSYGRFLGERYRDKPILWVLGGDRYPNTEEVRAIWRAMAQGIEQGVGGGDRALITYHTRGAKSSSQYFHDEPWLDFNMWHTGHCRGEQEATKLLADYKRTPAKPVINAEPMYEGHPVCHHVPNGYGDEVDVRNIAYWSVFAGAAGHAYGHRKVYGFDVYDGDKAWQKALDTAAVRQLGYFRTLLESRPMKDRGPDDTLVAGSFVGDRPVVAMRGPDYAWLYLPDGGPVTVRLGRTGGARVRASWFDPRTGTRAEIGTFANAGERTFTASSAGRGNDWVLLLEATP; this is translated from the coding sequence ATGCCCCACTTCCCGCGCGCATTGTCCCTCGCCCCCGCCCTGCTCACCATGAGTCTGGTGCTGTCTGCCTGCTCGGGGGGGACGCCCGCCGCGCCCGTGACGGAGGCCTCCCCGGCGCCGGTGGCCGAGACTCCCCCGGCGCCGCCTGCCATAACCCCACCGACCCCCGCTCCCGGGCCTGCCCGCCTGACCGTCTCGGCCGACGGGCACCGGCTGGAGTACACGGACGGGCGGCCCTTCCTGTACTGGGGCGATACCGCCTGGGAGCTGTTCCACCGCCCGAACCGCGAGGACGCCCGCACGTACCTCCAGACCCGGGCCCGGCAGGGCTTCACCGTCGTCCAGGCGGCCGCGCTCGCCGAGGAGAGCGGCCTCACCGTCCCGAACGCGCAAGGGGACCTTCCCCTGGTCGGCAAGGACCCCACCCGCCCCGCCGTCACCCCGGGGAACGATCCGGGTGACCCTGAACAGTACGACTACTGGGACCACGTGGACTACATCGTGGATCAGGCGGCCTCGCTCGGGCTGACGGTCGCCCTGCTCCCGAGCTGGGGCATCTGGGTGAACAACGAGCCCAGGCTAGGCGACGAGCCCATCTTCACCCCCGACTCGGCGCGCAGCTACGGGCGCTTCCTGGGCGAGCGGTACCGGGACAAGCCGATCCTCTGGGTGCTGGGCGGCGACCGCTATCCCAACACGGAGGAGGTGCGGGCCATCTGGCGGGCGATGGCCCAGGGCATCGAGCAGGGGGTGGGCGGGGGCGACCGGGCCCTGATCACCTACCACACGCGCGGGGCCAAAAGTTCGTCGCAGTATTTCCACGACGAGCCGTGGCTGGACTTCAACATGTGGCATACCGGGCACTGCCGGGGCGAGCAGGAGGCCACCAAGCTGCTGGCGGACTACAAGCGCACCCCTGCCAAGCCGGTGATCAACGCCGAGCCCATGTACGAGGGGCACCCGGTGTGCCACCACGTCCCGAACGGCTACGGCGACGAGGTGGACGTGCGCAACATCGCGTACTGGAGCGTCTTCGCAGGGGCGGCTGGGCACGCCTACGGGCACCGAAAGGTCTACGGCTTCGACGTGTACGACGGCGACAAGGCGTGGCAGAAGGCGCTGGACACGGCGGCGGTGCGGCAGCTCGGGTACTTCAGGACGCTGCTGGAGTCGCGCCCCATGAAGGACCGGGGGCCCGACGACACGCTCGTGGCGGGTAGCTTCGTCGGCGACCGCCCCGTCGTGGCGATGCGCGGCCCCGACTACGCCTGGTTGTACCTGCCAGACGGCGGCCCGGTGACGGTCAGGCTGGGGCGCACGGGCGGCGCGCGGGTGCGGGCCTCGTGGTTCGACCCCCGAACCGGAACGCGGGCCGAGATCGGCACCTTCGCCAATGCGGGCGAGCGCACCTTCACCGCGTCCTCGGCGGGGCGCGGCAACGACTGGGTGCTGCTGCTGGAGGCGACTCCCTGA
- a CDS encoding DUF2171 domain-containing protein, with protein MNQNRDNPQDDRRALARRMEPHLRRSIQHGMGIRGSDGADVGTVERVEGAYIRVQAGGGTHWIPEGQIMRVDQYVHLEVGADEVAGVWVDEDPNAGEPNDLHEQHEQGAKGEQRHLTHEKRNERQ; from the coding sequence ATGAACCAGAACCGCGACAACCCGCAGGACGACCGCCGAGCCCTCGCCCGCCGCATGGAGCCGCACCTGCGCCGCTCGATCCAGCACGGCATGGGCATTCGCGGCTCGGACGGCGCCGACGTGGGAACGGTAGAGCGGGTCGAGGGCGCCTACATCAGGGTGCAGGCGGGCGGCGGCACCCACTGGATTCCCGAAGGCCAGATCATGCGTGTGGACCAGTACGTCCACTTGGAAGTCGGCGCGGACGAGGTCGCGGGCGTGTGGGTGGATGAGGACCCCAACGCCGGGGAGCCGAACGACCTGCACGAGCAACACGAGCAAGGCGCGAAGGGCGAGCAGCGGCACCTGACGCACGAGAAGCGGAACGAACGGCAGTAG
- a CDS encoding DUF805 domain-containing protein — protein sequence MLSFLNPSGRTTRKGFWLFVLVFFLGTLVIGVVQGITNSHDYKGDSDILDIYFIILFIPLLFTFIRRIHDTGRDTKWVLLLFVPVVGTLAAIVFGVLPGQVGLNKWGPDPRGA from the coding sequence GTGCTGAGCTTTTTGAACCCTAGTGGACGGACAACACGCAAAGGATTCTGGCTATTTGTACTCGTCTTCTTTCTCGGGACCCTTGTAATCGGAGTAGTCCAAGGAATAACCAACTCACACGATTACAAAGGTGATAGCGATATTTTGGACATCTACTTTATAATATTATTCATCCCTCTATTATTCACATTTATACGCCGAATTCATGACACAGGGCGAGATACTAAATGGGTCTTACTTCTGTTTGTGCCAGTCGTCGGCACCTTAGCAGCCATTGTGTTTGGGGTCTTGCCCGGACAGGTAGGGCTGAACAAGTGGGGACCTGATCCAAGAGGGGCGTAA
- a CDS encoding IS4 family transposase: protein MLQAKDVRHAELAQRLPGGAKIESAVRRVERFFDRHPLDQQDTARLVLRLLPDTGPRTFLLDRTNWQLGNQHVNVLVLAVVWRGVAVPLLFELLPHGGSSDQLTRQTLLDDALTLLTAQQVEVLIADREFIGHDWLDDLLTRGVHCCIRLRNNTLLDDLPASQWWPNLGVGERGLITHDVEVHGLPLQVAATIGQDGERVIVAGNVPAARLLALYRKRWKIECLFRHLKSKGFRLENTHMALHDHLERLLCLLTLAFVWSVVIGLEEPARIKGHGRAAWSAFTLGLRRLVQAFTRAASGLPETLLALITQAFASLHTVKSESVGY, encoded by the coding sequence GTGTTGCAAGCCAAGGATGTCCGGCATGCCGAACTTGCCCAGCGCCTCCCCGGCGGGGCCAAGATCGAATCGGCGGTGAGGCGGGTGGAACGCTTCTTTGACCGCCACCCGCTGGACCAGCAGGACACAGCTCGTCTGGTGCTGCGGTTGCTGCCAGATACGGGGCCACGCACGTTCCTGCTGGATCGGACGAACTGGCAACTGGGCAACCAGCACGTCAATGTGCTGGTCTTGGCCGTGGTGTGGCGAGGCGTAGCTGTGCCCCTGCTCTTTGAGCTGCTGCCCCACGGGGGCAGCAGTGATCAGCTCACCCGCCAGACCCTGCTCGACGATGCCCTCACGCTGTTGACGGCCCAACAGGTGGAGGTGCTGATCGCCGACCGGGAGTTCATCGGCCACGACTGGCTGGATGACCTACTCACCCGTGGAGTTCACTGCTGTATCCGCTTACGAAATAACACTCTGCTGGACGACCTGCCCGCCTCGCAGTGGTGGCCGAACTTGGGCGTCGGAGAACGGGGCCTGATCACCCATGACGTTGAGGTTCATGGCCTGCCGCTTCAGGTCGCCGCGACTATCGGGCAGGACGGTGAGCGGGTGATCGTGGCGGGGAACGTGCCAGCAGCGAGGCTGCTGGCGCTCTACCGCAAGCGGTGGAAGATCGAGTGTCTGTTCCGGCACCTGAAATCTAAAGGATTTAGGTTGGAAAACACCCACATGGCCCTGCACGACCATTTGGAACGGCTGCTGTGCCTGCTGACCCTGGCCTTTGTATGGAGCGTGGTGATCGGCTTGGAGGAGCCCGCCCGCATCAAGGGGCACGGCCGGGCCGCTTGGAGTGCCTTCACCCTGGGACTCCGTCGTCTAGTTCAGGCCTTCACCCGGGCTGCTTCGGGCCTGCCCGAGACGCTTCTCGCCCTGATCACTCAGGCGTTTGCTTCCCTCCACACCGTAAAATCAGAAAGTGTCGGGTACTGA
- the sucD gene encoding succinate--CoA ligase subunit alpha: MGILVNKDSRIIVQGITGREGANHARAMREFGTQVVAGVTPGKGGQDFEGWPVYNSVAEAKENHDANVSIIFVPPAGAADAVLEAAHAGIPLIVLITEGVPTVDMMRAVQEVKALDALSREQGGPGIRLIGGNCPGLVTSGECKVGIMPNRIYQKKGRVGLISRSGTLTYEAAKLLGDAGLGTSTTVGIGGDPVIGTTFADVLPMFEADPETDAVVVIGEIGGADEEAAAEYIARNMKKPVVAFISGRSAPKGKRMGHAGAIIMGDVGTPESKLAAFGAANVPVADTMPEIVDLVKKALGVTA; encoded by the coding sequence ATGGGTATCCTCGTCAACAAGGACAGCCGGATCATCGTCCAGGGCATCACCGGGCGCGAGGGCGCCAACCACGCCCGAGCCATGCGCGAGTTCGGCACCCAGGTCGTCGCGGGCGTCACCCCCGGCAAGGGCGGCCAGGACTTCGAGGGCTGGCCCGTCTACAACTCCGTCGCCGAGGCGAAGGAGAACCACGACGCCAACGTCTCCATCATCTTCGTGCCGCCCGCCGGGGCCGCCGACGCCGTGCTGGAGGCCGCCCACGCGGGCATCCCCCTGATCGTCCTGATCACCGAGGGGGTGCCCACCGTGGACATGATGCGGGCGGTGCAGGAGGTCAAGGCCCTTGACGCGCTCAGCCGTGAGCAGGGCGGCCCCGGCATCCGCCTCATCGGCGGCAACTGCCCCGGCCTCGTCACCAGCGGCGAGTGCAAGGTGGGCATCATGCCCAACCGCATCTACCAGAAAAAAGGCCGTGTGGGCCTGATCTCCCGCTCCGGCACCCTCACCTACGAGGCCGCCAAGCTCCTCGGCGACGCGGGCCTGGGCACGAGCACCACGGTCGGCATCGGCGGCGACCCGGTGATCGGTACCACCTTTGCCGACGTGCTCCCCATGTTCGAGGCCGACCCCGAGACGGACGCGGTGGTCGTGATCGGCGAGATCGGCGGCGCGGATGAAGAGGCCGCCGCCGAGTACATCGCCCGGAACATGAAGAAGCCGGTGGTCGCCTTCATCTCGGGCCGCTCCGCCCCTAAGGGCAAGCGGATGGGCCACGCGGGCGCGATCATCATGGGCGACGTGGGCACCCCCGAGAGCAAGCTCGCCGCCTTCGGGGCCGCGAACGTGCCCGTCGCCGACACCATGCCCGAGATCGTGGACCTCGTGAAAAAGGCGCTGGGCGTCACCGCCTGA
- the sucC gene encoding ADP-forming succinate--CoA ligase subunit beta: MRKSASPRATEEETVKLHEYQGKELLRRFGVNVQEGRVAYTPDEVRDIAREYGQPVVVKAQVHVGGRGKAGGVKFSPNLDKAYENGQNILGMDIKGLTVKKVLVTKAVDIDAGTEYYVGMIVDRNVQSYTLMASAEGGMEIEEVAAATPEKIIRHRVDPVTGLRPFEAREVAIQAGFRGNLNKIADMMVKMSEAALKMDAVLVEINPLFVEADGTPLALDTKFEIDDNAMYRHKDLSDWRELEAEHPLEIEASKYGFAYVKLDGNVGVLGNGAGIVMTSLDVVNRAGAKPANFLDIGGGAKADIVYNAVKLVSKDRDVQAIFINIFGGITRADEVAKGVIQALQDGILTKPVRMRIAGTAEEEAKALLAEVNSPLIQMYPDMFQAAEAAAQEANK; encoded by the coding sequence ATAAGGAAATCGGCCTCACCCAGAGCCACAGAGGAGGAAACCGTGAAGCTTCACGAGTATCAGGGCAAGGAGCTGCTGCGCCGCTTCGGCGTCAACGTGCAGGAGGGCCGGGTCGCCTACACGCCCGACGAGGTGCGCGACATCGCCCGCGAGTACGGGCAGCCCGTCGTCGTCAAGGCGCAGGTCCACGTCGGCGGGCGCGGCAAGGCGGGCGGCGTCAAGTTCAGCCCCAACCTCGACAAGGCCTATGAGAACGGCCAGAACATCCTCGGCATGGACATCAAGGGCCTCACCGTCAAGAAGGTCCTCGTCACCAAGGCCGTCGACATCGACGCGGGCACCGAGTACTACGTCGGCATGATCGTCGACCGCAACGTCCAGTCCTACACCCTGATGGCCTCCGCCGAGGGCGGCATGGAGATCGAGGAAGTGGCCGCCGCCACCCCTGAGAAGATCATCCGCCACCGCGTGGACCCCGTCACCGGCCTGCGTCCCTTCGAGGCGCGCGAGGTGGCGATCCAGGCGGGCTTCAGGGGCAACCTGAACAAGATCGCCGACATGATGGTCAAGATGAGCGAGGCGGCCCTGAAGATGGACGCCGTGCTCGTCGAGATCAACCCCCTCTTCGTGGAGGCGGACGGCACGCCGCTCGCGCTCGACACCAAGTTCGAGATCGACGACAACGCCATGTACCGCCACAAGGACCTCTCCGACTGGCGCGAGCTGGAGGCCGAGCACCCGCTCGAAATCGAGGCCAGCAAGTACGGCTTCGCCTACGTGAAGCTCGACGGCAACGTCGGGGTCCTGGGGAACGGCGCGGGCATCGTGATGACCTCCCTCGACGTGGTGAACCGCGCCGGGGCCAAGCCCGCCAACTTCCTCGACATCGGCGGCGGGGCGAAGGCCGACATCGTGTACAACGCGGTGAAGCTCGTCTCCAAGGACCGGGACGTGCAGGCCATCTTCATCAACATCTTCGGCGGCATTACCCGCGCCGACGAGGTGGCCAAGGGCGTGATTCAGGCGCTGCAAGACGGCATCCTGACCAAGCCCGTGCGCATGCGCATCGCGGGCACGGCGGAGGAGGAGGCCAAGGCCCTGCTCGCCGAGGTGAACAGCCCCCTGATCCAGATGTACCCCGACATGTTCCAGGCCGCCGAGGCCGCCGCACAGGAGGCGAACAAGTAA
- a CDS encoding M24 family metallopeptidase has translation MSQLEGLRAAMSRAGVDAMWVSGPANVRALTGFSSPADGKVLVTAEGATLYTDARYTVQAREESRLPPVIARPPETYEHAASPVRDLRVGFEAEYLTVAGFEELRAHWDATLVPTRGLVEALRLVKTPGEVQAIRDAQDLADRVFGEVRPMIRAGVRELDVALELELGLRRAGAEVGFDVIVASGPRGAMPHGVASERVIGDGELVTVDFGARLRGYHSDMTRTVAAGTPGEEMRRVYNAVLEAEEAAVAAVRPGARAADLDALAREILERHGLGEAFAHSLGHGVGLNIHEGPGLRNGSEDVLEPGMVVTVEPGAYLPGVGGVRIEDLVLVTEGGSEVLSRTPKERV, from the coding sequence ATGAGCCAACTGGAGGGATTGAGGGCGGCCATGAGCCGCGCGGGCGTGGACGCAATGTGGGTGAGCGGCCCGGCGAACGTGCGCGCCCTGACGGGCTTTTCGAGCCCAGCGGACGGGAAGGTGCTCGTTACGGCGGAGGGGGCGACGCTCTACACCGACGCGCGTTACACCGTGCAGGCGCGGGAGGAGTCACGGCTGCCGCCGGTGATCGCCCGCCCGCCCGAGACGTACGAGCACGCCGCTTCCCCGGTCAGGGACCTGCGGGTAGGCTTCGAGGCCGAGTATCTGACGGTGGCGGGGTTCGAGGAGTTGCGGGCACACTGGGACGCGACGCTGGTGCCGACCCGGGGTCTGGTGGAGGCCCTGCGCCTGGTCAAGACGCCGGGGGAGGTGCAGGCGATCCGCGACGCCCAGGACCTCGCCGACCGTGTGTTCGGGGAGGTCCGGCCCATGATCCGGGCGGGGGTGCGCGAACTTGACGTGGCGCTGGAACTCGAACTGGGGCTGCGGCGGGCGGGGGCAGAGGTCGGCTTCGACGTGATCGTGGCGAGCGGGCCGCGCGGGGCGATGCCGCACGGGGTGGCGTCGGAGCGGGTCATCGGGGACGGTGAACTCGTGACGGTGGACTTCGGGGCGCGCCTCAGGGGCTACCACTCGGACATGACGCGCACGGTGGCGGCGGGAACGCCGGGCGAGGAGATGCGCCGCGTGTATAACGCCGTGCTGGAGGCGGAGGAGGCCGCCGTCGCCGCCGTGCGTCCGGGTGCGCGGGCAGCGGACCTCGACGCGCTGGCCCGCGAGATTCTGGAGCGGCACGGGCTGGGCGAGGCGTTCGCACACTCGCTGGGGCACGGGGTCGGGCTGAACATCCACGAGGGGCCGGGGCTCAGGAATGGCAGCGAGGACGTGCTGGAACCGGGCATGGTGGTGACGGTCGAGCCGGGCGCGTACCTGCCGGGGGTGGGCGGGGTGCGGATCGAGGACCTCGTGCTGGTGACGGAAGGCGGCTCCGAGGTGCTGAGCCGTACCCCTAAAGAGCGGGTGTAG
- a CDS encoding YbjN domain-containing protein, producing MTMETALLTLDTLAKYLRDKEVQLDMEENNGQRFIRMGWRFEMGDAAVLVSVNDGPNNTSRLEITCVTQKQYADRRLDVAMMLNDRNRERAFSRSIDADGNVWLEYVGFYPTLAEMPQETFDTLFGGVLMHFQDDYASLEGYVPGPQLQQPQA from the coding sequence ATGACGATGGAAACGGCGCTTCTGACGCTGGACACGCTCGCGAAGTACCTGCGCGACAAGGAAGTCCAGCTCGACATGGAAGAGAACAACGGGCAGCGCTTCATCCGCATGGGCTGGCGCTTCGAGATGGGCGACGCAGCGGTGCTCGTCTCCGTGAACGACGGCCCCAACAACACCAGCCGCCTGGAGATCACCTGCGTGACCCAGAAGCAGTACGCCGACCGCCGCCTCGACGTGGCGATGATGCTCAACGACCGCAACCGCGAGCGGGCCTTTTCCCGCTCCATCGACGCCGACGGCAATGTCTGGCTGGAGTACGTGGGCTTCTACCCCACCCTCGCCGAGATGCCCCAGGAGACCTTCGACACCCTCTTCGGCGGCGTGCTGATGCACTTTCAGGACGACTACGCGTCACTGGAGGGTTACGTCCCCGGGCCGCAGCTCCAGCAGCCCCAGGCGTAA
- a CDS encoding ChpI protein, with amino-acid sequence MKTAISVSDTPYERGERYAWRRFLSKGELYACVLGEYLDRHENDDMTVQLGELHAEEDSRLEVAPVELGFEVRRRQERQD; translated from the coding sequence GTGAAGACGGCAATTTCTGTCTCGGACACCCCGTACGAGCGTGGTGAGCGGTACGCATGGCGGCGTTTCCTCTCGAAGGGCGAGCTCTACGCCTGTGTGCTTGGAGAGTACCTTGACCGCCACGAGAACGACGACATGACCGTACAACTCGGTGAACTTCATGCTGAGGAGGACAGCCGTCTCGAGGTTGCTCCAGTCGAACTCGGCTTCGAGGTGCGGCGGCGGCAGGAGCGGCAGGATTGA